One window of the Dendropsophus ebraccatus isolate aDenEbr1 chromosome 12, aDenEbr1.pat, whole genome shotgun sequence genome contains the following:
- the RBM7 gene encoding RNA-binding protein 7: protein MGAAEADRTLFVGNLDPRATEELLFELFLQAGPALSVKIPKDKDGNPKLFAFVNFKHEESVPYGMSLLNGIKLFGRPLKIQYRSGSSHASQDVNPGSSPHENSGFSGNGPSPNGNRYDYNSDMRHDHSPPVSSYQKPYSPDSLQKQAMINNYYRQGSSHGSNNEMSHANSSSNYPPYYHSYNQSSLHAAPGRYDSTSSHRKIRSQASHPYQNEVYQSSRDMYYRGSQEEHYYESHSSQHRREHKWRSSRY, encoded by the exons ATGGGGGCTGCTGAGGCGGATAGGACCTTGTTCGTAGGGAACTTGGACCCAAGGGCCACAGAGGAGCTGCTGTTTGAGCTGTTCCTTCAG gctggtcCTGCACTAAGTGTTAAGATCCCTAAGGATAAAGATGGTAATCCAAAATTATTTGCTTTTGTAAATTTCAAGCATGAAGAATCTGTTCCATATGGGATGAGTTTGTTAAATGGGATCAAACTATTTGGAAGGCCCCTGAAAATCCAGTACAGATCAG GAAGTAGTCATGCCTCTCAGGATGTAAATCCAGGATCCTCTCCACATGAAAACAGTGGCTTCTCTGGGAATGGTCCATCACCAAATGGCAACAG ATATGACTATAATTCTGACATGAGACATGACCACTCGCCACCTGTTTCAAGCTATCAAAAACCATACTCTCCAGATTCTCTTCAGAAACAAGCAATG ATCAATAACTATTACAGACAAGGGTCCTCTCATGGTTCCAACAATGAAATGTCCCACGCCAATTCCTCTTCCAATTACCCACCTTATTACCATTCATATAATCAAAGCTCCTTGCACGCTGCACCAGGCCGTTATGACTCCACTTCCAGCCATCGAAAAATTAGGAGCCAAGCCTCTCATCCTTATCAAAATGAAGTTTACCAAAGCAGCAGGGACATGTATTACAGGGGTAGTCAAGAGGAGCACTATTATGAAAGTCACAGCTCTCAACACAGAAGAGAACATAAATGGCGCAGTTCTCGCTATTAA